In a genomic window of Lycium ferocissimum isolate CSIRO_LF1 chromosome 9, AGI_CSIRO_Lferr_CH_V1, whole genome shotgun sequence:
- the LOC132069207 gene encoding F-box protein At3g07870-like, translating to MLSTKFHLPRDSNLPWDDDDLFGVSFGNENLRLIGSCNGFICLLNGSRYDENHSVYINNPLLGEYFKVKLPEWEKRVRGVAYAFCFSEGSGQYKVLRSVIRKFRGRPEVSELEVYTLGVDEKWRNVGEAPYPLCGSFGNANVNGVLHWLKDDENTKISASIYSFNIGTEEVKPLPTPLGLKTPSLGLMLAEFGNSLCLSDKGDLWWMKEYGIAESWTKDRILTDSILLDSRYKRFIPIMTWKDGEILMQCKRGTQLVSYNPKEKKFREVNVHGSGTAATRYIPSFYSLKTVMGESFQVSNAYPKTEIV from the coding sequence ATGTTGAGCACTAAATTTCACCTCCCTAGAGATAGCAACTTGCCTTGGGATGATGATGACCTATTTGGTGTTAGTTTTGGTAATGAAAACTTGAGATTAATTGGTTCATGTAATGGGTTCATCTGTTTGTTGAATGGTTCGAGGTATGATGAAAACCATTCGGTTTACATTAACAATCCTCTTTTGGGTGAGTATTTCAAGGTTAAATTGCCCGAATGGGAGAAAAGAGTTCGTGGTGTTGCTTATGCATTTTGTTTTAGTGAAGGCTCTGGACAGTATAAAGTATTGAGATCAGTGATTAGAAAGTTCCGGGGTCGTCCAGAAGTATCAGAATTGGAGGTTTATACTCTTGGAGTTGATGAGAAATGGAGAAACGTGGGTGAGGCTCCGTACCCGTTATGTGGATCATTTGGTAATGCTAATGTCAATGGTGTTCTTCATTGGCTGAAGGATGatgaaaatactaaaataagtGCCAGCATTTACTCGTTTAATATCGGGACAGAAGAGGTGAAGCCCCTACCAACTCCACTTGGTTTGAAAACTCCATCCTTGGGGTTGATGCTAGCAGAGTTTGGGAATTCTCTGTGTTTGTCTGATAAAGGTGATCTATGGTGGATGAAAGAGTATGGAATAGCTGAATCTTGGACTAAAGATCGCATTTTGACGGATTCTATTCTACTTGACAGCCGTTATAAACGTTTTATACCAATCATGACTTGGAAAGATGGAGAAATCTTGATGCAGTGCAAACGTGGCACACAACTAGTTTCTTACAACCCAAAAGAGAAGAAGTTTAGAGAGGTCAATGTTCATGGTAGTGGGACTGCAGCGACTAGATACATTCCAAGTTTTTACTCACTCAAAACCGTCATGGGGGAAAGTTTTCAAGTCTCAAATGCTTATCCGAAGACTGAGATAGTTTAG